Proteins from a genomic interval of Caulobacter sp. NIBR1757:
- a CDS encoding acyl-CoA carboxylase subunit beta, whose translation MKDILAELERRREQARAGGGERRIASQHAKGKLTARERIDLLLDEGSFEEFDMFVEHRSHDFGMESQRISGDGVVTGWGTINGKVVFVFSKDFTVFGGSLSGAHAAKIVKVQRQAAKVGAPIIGLFDAGGARIQEGVDSLAGYADIFLENVLSSGVVPQISVIMGPCAGGDVYSPAMTDFIFMVKDTSYMYVTGPDVVKTVTNEEVSHEDLGGARVHAAKSGVAEGAFDNDLEALTQVRRLIDFLPSSNREQAPVRESFDPPMREEASLDTLVPANPNKPYDIKELILKIVDEADFFEISSEWAKNIVCGFARMDGQSIGIVANQPQVLAGVLDIDSSRKAARFVRFCDAFNIPLLTLVDVPGFMPGTKQEYGGLIKHGAKLLFAYAEATVPKVTLITRKAYGGAYDVMSSKHLRGDVNYAWPTAEIAVMGSKGAVEIIFRADIGDPEKIAEKEADYKARFANPFVAASRGYIDDVIMPHGTRRRIVRAFRSLRGKELSNPWKKHDNIPL comes from the coding sequence GTGAAAGATATCCTCGCAGAGCTTGAACGTCGGCGCGAACAGGCCCGGGCCGGCGGCGGCGAGCGCCGTATCGCCAGCCAGCACGCCAAGGGCAAGCTGACGGCCCGCGAGCGCATCGACCTGCTGCTCGACGAGGGCAGCTTCGAGGAGTTCGACATGTTCGTCGAACACCGCAGCCACGACTTCGGCATGGAAAGCCAGCGCATCAGCGGCGACGGCGTCGTCACCGGCTGGGGCACCATCAACGGCAAGGTGGTCTTCGTCTTCTCCAAGGACTTCACCGTCTTTGGTGGCTCGCTGTCGGGCGCCCACGCGGCCAAGATCGTCAAGGTCCAGCGTCAGGCGGCCAAGGTCGGGGCCCCGATCATCGGCCTGTTCGACGCCGGCGGCGCCCGCATCCAGGAAGGCGTCGACAGCCTGGCCGGCTATGCCGACATCTTCCTCGAAAACGTGCTCTCCAGCGGCGTGGTCCCGCAGATCAGCGTCATCATGGGCCCGTGCGCCGGCGGCGACGTCTATTCGCCGGCCATGACCGACTTCATCTTCATGGTGAAGGACACGAGCTACATGTACGTGACCGGCCCCGACGTGGTGAAAACGGTCACCAACGAGGAAGTCAGCCACGAGGACCTTGGCGGAGCCCGCGTCCACGCCGCCAAGTCCGGCGTCGCCGAAGGGGCCTTCGACAACGACCTGGAAGCCCTGACCCAGGTTCGCCGCCTGATCGACTTCCTGCCCTCGTCCAACCGCGAGCAGGCCCCGGTGCGCGAAAGCTTCGACCCGCCGATGCGCGAGGAGGCCAGCCTCGACACCCTGGTGCCGGCCAACCCGAACAAGCCCTACGACATCAAGGAACTGATCCTGAAGATCGTCGATGAGGCTGACTTCTTCGAGATTTCCAGCGAGTGGGCCAAGAACATTGTCTGCGGTTTCGCCCGCATGGACGGCCAGTCGATCGGCATCGTCGCCAACCAGCCGCAGGTTCTGGCCGGCGTCCTGGACATCGATTCGAGCCGCAAGGCCGCCCGCTTCGTGCGCTTCTGCGACGCCTTCAACATCCCGCTGCTGACCTTGGTCGACGTCCCGGGCTTCATGCCGGGCACCAAGCAGGAGTACGGAGGCCTGATCAAGCACGGCGCCAAGCTGCTGTTCGCCTACGCCGAAGCCACCGTGCCCAAGGTCACCCTGATCACCCGCAAGGCCTACGGCGGCGCCTACGACGTCATGAGCTCCAAGCACCTGCGCGGCGACGTCAACTACGCCTGGCCGACGGCGGAGATCGCCGTGATGGGCTCCAAAGGGGCGGTGGAGATCATCTTCCGCGCCGACATCGGGGATCCGGAGAAGATCGCCGAGAAGGAAGCCGACTATAAAGCGCGGTTCGCGAATCCGTTCGTGGCGGCGTCGCGGGGGTACATCGACGATGTGATCATGCCGCATGGGACGCGGCGGCGGATCGTGCGGGCGTTCAGGAGCCTGCGGGGGAAGGAGCTCTCCAACCCTTGGAAGAAGCACGATAACATCCCGCTCTAG
- a CDS encoding DUF805 domain-containing protein — protein MGVPHLYSLEGRIGRREFVLTLIGVFMAWYVFTFLLIVIGGAGYASQTGVRGVWEAIVNIGGCVAASHAIWIAIAAAVKRCHDRGLSGWMLLFAMPPVIGQLWLVLNLLAGAGQPRDNAYGPARMSDTLPHGAALA, from the coding sequence ATGGGCGTTCCGCATCTTTACAGCCTTGAGGGTCGCATCGGCCGGCGCGAGTTCGTGCTGACGCTGATCGGCGTCTTCATGGCCTGGTATGTCTTCACCTTCCTGCTCATCGTCATCGGCGGGGCCGGCTACGCCAGCCAGACCGGCGTGCGGGGGGTCTGGGAAGCCATCGTCAACATCGGCGGTTGCGTCGCCGCCAGCCACGCCATCTGGATTGCCATCGCCGCGGCGGTGAAACGCTGCCACGACCGCGGCCTGAGCGGCTGGATGCTGCTGTTCGCCATGCCGCCGGTGATCGGCCAGCTCTGGCTGGTCCTCAACCTGCTGGCCGGCGCGGGCCAGCCCAGGGACAACGCCTACGGCCCGGCCCGGATGAGCGACACGCTTCCCCACGGCGCGGCCCTCGCCTAG
- a CDS encoding heavy metal-binding domain-containing protein, with protein MITSTTPTIPGRDVVESLGVVSGEAIIGAHIFRDFFAGITNIIGGRAGGYEKALRQARDIALQEMCDEAQARGAGAVVGVDLDYETLGPDNGMMMVTASGTAVRLA; from the coding sequence GTGATCACTTCCACCACCCCCACCATCCCCGGCCGTGACGTCGTCGAGAGCCTGGGCGTCGTCAGCGGCGAAGCGATCATCGGCGCCCACATCTTCCGCGACTTCTTCGCCGGCATCACCAACATCATCGGCGGCCGGGCCGGCGGCTATGAGAAGGCCCTGCGCCAGGCGCGCGACATCGCCCTGCAGGAGATGTGCGATGAAGCCCAGGCGCGCGGCGCCGGCGCGGTGGTCGGCGTCGATCTCGACTATGAGACGCTGGGTCCCGACAACGGCATGATGATGGTCACCGCCAGCGGCACCGCCGTCAGGCTGGCGTAG
- the lipB gene encoding lipoyl(octanoyl) transferase LipB, whose amino-acid sequence MLDHLLSSEGQRPLFGREDGIAAGWAVSTAPVSYPVAVAAMEQRAADIAEGRAGELVWLLEHPPLYTAGVSAKAGDLLDGARFPVFESGRGGQYTYHGPGQRVAYVMLDLTRRGRDVRAFVTALEAWVIGALAVFNVTGELRDGRVGVWVERKGPGWSREDKIAAVGVKLRRWVSFHGVSLNVEPDLSHFDGIVPCGVTEHGVTSLVDLGLPVTLDEADAALKSSFEKVFGAVSEAPAPI is encoded by the coding sequence ATGCTTGATCACCTGTTAAGTTCCGAGGGCCAGCGCCCGCTTTTCGGCCGCGAGGACGGCATTGCGGCTGGCTGGGCGGTATCGACCGCGCCGGTGAGCTATCCCGTCGCTGTGGCGGCCATGGAGCAGCGGGCCGCCGACATCGCCGAGGGGCGGGCCGGGGAGCTGGTCTGGCTGCTGGAGCATCCGCCGCTCTACACCGCCGGGGTGTCGGCCAAGGCGGGCGACCTGCTGGACGGCGCGCGATTCCCGGTCTTCGAGAGCGGCCGGGGCGGGCAGTACACCTATCACGGGCCCGGACAGCGGGTGGCCTATGTGATGCTTGACCTGACCAGGCGCGGCCGCGACGTGCGGGCCTTCGTCACGGCGCTGGAAGCCTGGGTGATCGGGGCGCTTGCCGTGTTCAACGTCACCGGCGAACTGCGCGATGGCCGGGTCGGCGTCTGGGTCGAGCGAAAGGGGCCGGGCTGGTCGCGGGAGGACAAGATCGCCGCCGTCGGGGTCAAGCTGCGCCGCTGGGTCAGCTTCCACGGCGTCAGCCTGAACGTCGAACCGGACCTGTCCCACTTCGACGGAATCGTGCCCTGCGGCGTCACCGAGCACGGCGTGACCAGCCTGGTCGACCTCGGCCTGCCGGTGACCCTGGACGAGGCTGACGCGGCGTTGAAGTCGAGCTTTGAAAAGGTGTTCGGCGCCGTGAGCGAGGCCCCGGCGCCGATCTGA
- a CDS encoding GIY-YIG nuclease family protein: protein MHYVYLLESLVDATKRYIGVTADLRVRLSDHNAGKSIHTSKHRPWRVVTYIAFSGRAQAEAFERYLKSGSGHAFARKRLWLRP, encoded by the coding sequence ATGCACTACGTCTATCTGCTCGAAAGCTTGGTCGATGCTACCAAACGCTACATCGGTGTGACCGCCGATCTGCGGGTTCGATTAAGCGACCACAACGCCGGAAAATCGATCCACACATCGAAGCACCGCCCATGGCGCGTGGTCACCTACATCGCGTTCTCTGGACGCGCGCAGGCTGAGGCGTTCGAACGCTATCTCAAGTCGGGCTCGGGCCACGCCTTTGCCCGCAAGCGGCTTTGGTTGCGCCCCTGA
- a CDS encoding acetyl/propionyl/methylcrotonyl-CoA carboxylase subunit alpha, whose protein sequence is MFSKILIANRGEIAVRVIKTCRRMGIKTVVVYSEADADSMAVEMADETVFIGPPPANQSYLVAEKIIAACKSTGAEAVHPGFGFLSEKAEFAQLCADEGIVFIGPNPGAISAMGDKIESKKFAQAAGVSCVPGHIGEIDDTAHAIRISEEIGYPVMIKASAGGGGKGIRVAWNEKDVEEGFPAVRAEAKGAFGDDRIFIEKFIVDPRHIEIQVLGDKHGHVVHLFERECSIQRRNQKVIEEAPSPLVDPATREAMGAQAVALAKAVNYDSAGTVEFVAGQDKSFYFLEMNTRLQVEHPVTELITGLDLVEQMIRSAYGEKLAFEQKDLKINGWAMESRIYAEDPYRKFLPSIGRLVRYDPPREGVEDGYTVRNDAGVREGDEISMFYDPMISKLCTWGKTREAAIAGMGRALEDFHIEGLGHNIPFLSAVMDHPVFQSGKLATSFIAEEYPEGFHGAPPSDAALDIMTATAAAMHLVTVQRNGESKRVDWIVVIGHRQIPVTISGGGASVSIHLTDQTRVLELTDIAWRPGQPLFKARLDGKPFSVTVAPAAEGFLIRHRATRLKVLVLTPRSAELHTKLPERKAADTSKMIISPMPGLVVSMDVELGQQVREGEIVCVIEAMKMQNIIRAERDGVVKTVSAKGGDSVAADEVLVEFA, encoded by the coding sequence ATGTTTTCGAAGATTCTGATCGCCAACCGCGGCGAGATCGCTGTCCGGGTCATCAAGACCTGCCGTCGCATGGGCATCAAGACCGTGGTGGTCTATTCCGAGGCCGACGCCGACAGCATGGCCGTGGAAATGGCCGACGAGACGGTCTTCATCGGCCCGCCGCCGGCCAACCAGTCCTACCTCGTCGCCGAGAAAATCATCGCCGCCTGCAAGTCGACGGGGGCGGAAGCGGTGCACCCCGGCTTCGGCTTCCTGTCTGAAAAGGCCGAGTTCGCCCAGCTGTGCGCCGACGAGGGCATTGTCTTCATCGGTCCCAACCCCGGCGCCATCAGCGCCATGGGCGACAAGATCGAAAGCAAGAAGTTCGCCCAGGCGGCCGGCGTCTCCTGCGTGCCCGGTCATATCGGCGAGATCGACGACACCGCCCACGCCATCAGAATCTCCGAAGAGATCGGCTATCCGGTGATGATCAAGGCCAGCGCCGGCGGCGGCGGCAAGGGCATCCGTGTCGCCTGGAACGAGAAGGACGTCGAGGAAGGCTTTCCCGCCGTGCGGGCCGAGGCCAAGGGCGCGTTCGGCGACGACCGCATCTTCATCGAGAAGTTCATCGTCGATCCGCGCCACATCGAGATCCAGGTGCTGGGCGACAAGCACGGCCACGTCGTCCACCTGTTCGAACGCGAATGCTCGATCCAGCGCCGTAACCAGAAGGTCATCGAGGAAGCCCCCTCCCCTCTGGTCGACCCGGCCACCCGCGAAGCCATGGGCGCGCAGGCCGTCGCTCTGGCCAAGGCCGTGAACTACGACAGCGCCGGCACCGTCGAGTTCGTCGCCGGCCAGGACAAGAGCTTCTACTTCCTGGAAATGAACACCCGTCTGCAGGTCGAGCACCCGGTCACCGAGCTGATCACGGGCCTCGACCTGGTCGAGCAGATGATCCGTTCGGCCTACGGCGAGAAACTGGCCTTCGAGCAGAAGGACCTGAAGATCAACGGCTGGGCGATGGAAAGCCGCATCTACGCCGAGGATCCCTACCGCAAGTTCCTGCCCTCGATCGGCCGGCTGGTCCGCTACGACCCGCCGCGCGAAGGGGTCGAGGACGGCTACACTGTCCGCAACGACGCCGGGGTGCGCGAGGGCGACGAGATCTCGATGTTCTACGACCCGATGATCTCCAAGCTCTGCACCTGGGGCAAGACGCGGGAGGCGGCCATCGCCGGCATGGGCCGGGCGCTGGAGGACTTCCACATCGAGGGCCTGGGGCACAACATCCCCTTCCTGTCGGCGGTCATGGACCACCCGGTGTTCCAGTCGGGCAAGCTGGCCACCAGCTTCATCGCCGAGGAATATCCCGAAGGCTTCCACGGCGCCCCGCCCAGCGACGCCGCCCTGGACATCATGACCGCCACCGCCGCCGCCATGCACCTGGTGACGGTGCAGCGCAACGGCGAGAGCAAGCGCGTCGACTGGATCGTGGTCATCGGCCACCGCCAGATCCCGGTGACCATCTCGGGCGGCGGCGCCAGCGTCAGCATCCACCTGACCGATCAGACCCGCGTCCTGGAGCTGACCGACATCGCCTGGCGGCCCGGCCAACCCCTGTTCAAGGCGCGCCTCGACGGCAAGCCGTTCAGCGTCACGGTGGCGCCGGCGGCCGAGGGCTTCCTGATCCGTCACCGGGCCACCCGGTTGAAGGTGCTGGTGCTGACCCCGCGTTCGGCCGAACTGCACACCAAGTTGCCGGAGCGCAAAGCCGCCGACACCTCCAAGATGATCATCAGCCCGATGCCGGGCCTGGTCGTCTCCATGGACGTCGAGCTGGGCCAGCAGGTCCGCGAGGGCGAGATCGTCTGCGTCATCGAGGCGATGAAGATGCAGAACATCATCCGCGCCGAGCGCGACGGGGTGGTCAAGACGGTGTCGGCCAAGGGCGGCGACAGTGTCGCGGCCGACGAAGTGCTGGTCGAATTCGCCTAG
- a CDS encoding DUF805 domain-containing protein → MNGQTDWAELFFSSTGRLARTPFLITSALLFGVAFLYYWVTPGPVQWLTGWVVYPVLLISGCCLLAKRLHDRGRSGWWAGLIILAVIAVFPWPQGFFDFVFSAIVIWALVELGVMPGEAGANRFGQSPLKTA, encoded by the coding sequence ATGAACGGCCAAACGGACTGGGCGGAGCTCTTCTTCTCCTCGACGGGACGGCTGGCGCGCACCCCCTTCCTGATCACCAGCGCCCTGCTGTTCGGGGTCGCCTTCCTCTACTACTGGGTGACGCCCGGGCCGGTGCAGTGGCTGACCGGCTGGGTGGTCTATCCCGTGCTGCTGATCAGCGGCTGCTGCCTGCTGGCCAAGCGTCTGCATGACCGGGGACGGTCAGGCTGGTGGGCGGGACTGATCATTCTGGCGGTCATCGCGGTGTTTCCCTGGCCGCAGGGCTTTTTCGATTTCGTTTTCTCGGCCATCGTCATCTGGGCCCTTGTCGAGCTAGGCGTGATGCCGGGCGAGGCCGGCGCCAATCGTTTCGGGCAAAGCCCCCTCAAGACCGCCTAG
- the mgtE gene encoding magnesium transporter produces MTRDEADLTEAYEAPLPEDLEDLALGDDYALNAEYVELVIDAADRGDDERLRELVGALRSEDVADLMGFLTADYREQVIPQLDAETLGEVLSELDTNLREEVMESVPSTTLARALEEMDSDDAVDLVEDLEDDKRAQVLAAMDQEERDAIVTALKYEDETAGRLMQRDLMAAPSFWTVGQTIDHIRSHSEDLPELFFDVYVIDPSHKPTGAVPVSILLRAQRDQHLAEIMESVTEIDVDMDQEEVAYIFDKYHLISAPVIDSGGRLVGQITVDDIVGVIQEETEEDILALAGVSDAGRDATIWGIARSRLPWLVVNTLTAAVAASVIGAFQNEISKILTLAILMPIVASLGGNAGTQTLAVAVRALASRELNASNAMRIVFRELGVGLLNGAVLASIMALAVFLFFRDPMLCLTIGLALVINLFIASMAGILVPLALDRLGRDPAVSSSVFVTFMTDFMGFLSFLGLAALILL; encoded by the coding sequence ATGACCCGGGACGAAGCCGACCTGACCGAAGCCTATGAAGCGCCGCTCCCCGAGGACCTCGAGGATCTGGCGCTTGGCGACGACTACGCCCTCAACGCCGAATACGTAGAGCTGGTGATCGACGCCGCCGATCGCGGCGACGACGAGCGTCTGCGCGAGCTGGTCGGAGCCCTGCGGTCCGAAGACGTCGCCGACCTGATGGGCTTCCTGACCGCCGACTACCGCGAGCAGGTGATTCCCCAGCTCGATGCCGAGACGCTCGGCGAGGTGCTGTCGGAGCTCGACACCAACCTGCGCGAAGAGGTCATGGAGTCGGTGCCCAGCACCACCCTGGCCCGCGCCCTCGAGGAAATGGACAGCGACGACGCCGTCGACCTGGTCGAGGATCTGGAAGACGACAAGCGCGCCCAGGTCCTGGCCGCCATGGACCAGGAAGAGCGGGACGCCATCGTCACCGCCCTGAAGTACGAGGACGAGACCGCCGGTCGCCTGATGCAGCGCGACCTGATGGCGGCGCCCAGCTTCTGGACCGTCGGCCAGACGATCGACCACATCCGCAGCCACAGCGAAGACCTGCCGGAGCTGTTCTTCGACGTCTACGTCATCGACCCCTCGCACAAGCCGACCGGCGCCGTGCCGGTCAGCATCCTGCTGCGCGCCCAGCGCGACCAGCACCTGGCCGAGATCATGGAGTCGGTCACCGAGATCGACGTCGACATGGACCAGGAAGAGGTGGCCTACATCTTCGACAAGTACCACCTGATCAGCGCTCCGGTGATCGACAGCGGCGGCCGTCTGGTCGGCCAGATCACCGTCGACGATATCGTCGGGGTCATCCAGGAAGAGACGGAGGAAGACATCCTGGCCCTGGCCGGGGTCAGCGACGCCGGCCGTGACGCCACCATCTGGGGCATCGCCCGCTCGCGCCTGCCCTGGCTGGTGGTCAACACCCTGACCGCCGCCGTCGCCGCCAGCGTCATCGGGGCGTTCCAGAACGAGATCAGCAAGATCCTCACCCTGGCCATCCTGATGCCCATCGTCGCCTCGCTGGGCGGCAACGCCGGCACCCAGACCCTGGCCGTCGCCGTGCGGGCCCTGGCCAGCCGCGAGCTGAACGCCTCCAACGCCATGCGGATCGTCTTCCGCGAGCTGGGCGTCGGTCTGCTGAACGGGGCCGTGCTGGCCTCGATCATGGCCCTGGCGGTCTTCCTGTTCTTCCGCGACCCGATGCTGTGCCTGACCATCGGCCTGGCGCTGGTGATCAACCTGTTCATCGCCAGCATGGCCGGGATCCTGGTGCCGTTGGCCCTCGACCGCCTCGGCCGCGACCCGGCGGTCTCTTCTTCGGTGTTCGTCACCTTCATGACCGATTTCATGGGTTTCCTGTCCTTCCTGGGTCTGGCGGCGTTGATTCTCCTGTAA
- the msrB gene encoding peptide-methionine (R)-S-oxide reductase MsrB, with product MTDTATRYDLTPPSEAERKVLEADLNQEERDVLLHHGTEAPFCGGLLGEKRPGVYCCRLCGLPLFKFETKFESGTGWPSFYAPINEANVKGVEDRSYGMRRVETRCARCDSHQGHVFPDGPPPTGLRYCINSVSLEFVGAGEPLRDPLGRGDGLA from the coding sequence ATGACCGACACCGCCACCCGATACGACCTGACCCCGCCGAGCGAAGCCGAGCGCAAGGTTCTGGAAGCCGACCTCAACCAGGAGGAACGCGACGTCCTGCTGCACCACGGCACCGAGGCGCCGTTCTGCGGCGGTCTGCTCGGCGAAAAGCGCCCGGGCGTCTACTGCTGCCGGCTGTGCGGCCTGCCGCTGTTCAAGTTCGAGACCAAGTTCGAGAGCGGCACCGGCTGGCCCAGCTTCTACGCCCCGATCAACGAGGCCAACGTCAAGGGCGTCGAGGACCGCAGCTACGGTATGCGCCGGGTCGAAACCCGCTGCGCCCGCTGCGACAGCCACCAGGGCCACGTCTTTCCGGATGGCCCGCCGCCGACCGGCCTGCGCTACTGCATCAACTCGGTGTCGCTGGAATTCGTCGGAGCAGGGGAGCCGCTGCGTGATCCGCTGGGGCGCGGCGACGGCTTGGCCTGA
- a CDS encoding type II toxin-antitoxin system prevent-host-death family antitoxin, which yields MKSAAVNVTTFSEARANLKSVMDQVTETHMPTVISRRKAEPVVMISLSTWNALNETEYLTSSSANAERLRAAKAAAERGEAVERELIEP from the coding sequence ATGAAGAGCGCCGCCGTCAACGTCACCACCTTCTCGGAAGCCCGCGCCAACCTGAAGTCGGTCATGGACCAGGTGACCGAAACCCACATGCCGACGGTGATCAGCCGCCGCAAGGCTGAGCCGGTGGTGATGATCTCGCTGTCCACCTGGAACGCGCTCAACGAGACAGAATACCTGACCTCGTCCTCCGCCAACGCCGAGCGCCTGCGCGCCGCCAAGGCCGCCGCCGAGCGCGGCGAAGCGGTCGAACGTGAGTTGATCGAGCCTTGA
- a CDS encoding FliM/FliN family flagellar motor switch protein gives MWGLRDVCARGWCSVSQVKSVNVEISVVLGRSQLPMAQLLRMGRGAVIPLDAKATDEVWILANNHPVARGEIQINDDKISIAVTRAADVYDFMAGGS, from the coding sequence ATGTGGGGCCTGCGCGATGTTTGCGCGAGGGGTTGGTGCTCAGTGAGCCAGGTCAAGTCGGTCAACGTCGAGATTTCCGTGGTCCTGGGCCGCTCGCAGCTCCCCATGGCCCAGCTCCTGCGCATGGGCCGCGGCGCGGTCATCCCCCTGGACGCCAAGGCCACCGACGAGGTCTGGATCCTGGCCAACAACCACCCGGTCGCCCGGGGCGAAATCCAGATCAACGACGACAAGATCAGCATCGCGGTGACGCGGGCGGCGGATGTGTATGACTTTATGGCGGGTGGGAGCTAG
- a CDS encoding lysozyme: protein MKPRHQVSKAAVELIKTFEGYRSKAAQLPDGRWTIGFGHTLTAREGAQVSEQDAEALLLYDLIAIAHAVNEQTFTPLTQNQFDALCCFAFNVGIDNFKRSSVLRRVNEGSLLQAACAMEMWRKADFEGERIVVDALVRRRSAEKTLFLTPANGWVPAPSPIVRPKVDYDAVNFVPRQTPTALKTDLTADKAVAERDEPLPSPHAPPESTPPQPVQVVTASMTAAAAVTSRLAQLVPEPVVVPPPVPAAAPVVSAPVADESLSAPVVEAPPLEVVASQTADESLAWSPTSTEVVTAEEQALEAAEDEGDFADAEANDFDPVLEFSRTPAEPTPVPAADALAFPPPPAPVEALPVQPESYTPYPATPVLAVGNGDRAFVLTPAPEHEIAVASDTSDPFRFEAANESEPGLFDISSQPFEPEMTGVRSQPLLNEDHIRRLVEEDERTLAANFDPAFDATPLEQPRVPGVAWLGGAVIGLFVCGGGIAWGLVDGTGDAGIKVAAWSMALGGGGVLLFSAWRWLSAFGLPPMDDEDDSQSNTPAE from the coding sequence ATGAAACCCCGTCATCAGGTCTCCAAGGCCGCCGTCGAACTGATCAAGACGTTCGAAGGCTACCGTTCCAAAGCGGCGCAGCTGCCCGACGGGCGCTGGACGATCGGCTTTGGCCACACCCTGACCGCCCGCGAAGGGGCGCAGGTCTCGGAACAGGACGCCGAGGCGTTGCTGCTCTACGACCTGATCGCCATCGCCCATGCGGTCAACGAGCAGACCTTCACGCCGCTGACGCAGAACCAGTTCGACGCGCTCTGCTGCTTCGCCTTCAACGTCGGGATCGACAACTTCAAGCGCTCCAGCGTCCTGCGCCGGGTCAATGAAGGTAGCCTGCTGCAGGCGGCCTGCGCCATGGAGATGTGGCGCAAGGCCGACTTCGAGGGCGAGCGCATCGTCGTTGACGCCCTGGTCCGCCGCCGCTCGGCCGAGAAGACCCTGTTCCTGACGCCGGCCAACGGCTGGGTGCCGGCGCCGTCGCCGATCGTCCGGCCCAAGGTCGACTATGACGCCGTCAACTTCGTGCCGCGCCAGACCCCGACGGCCTTGAAGACCGACCTCACCGCCGACAAGGCCGTCGCCGAGCGGGACGAGCCGTTGCCCTCGCCGCACGCGCCGCCGGAAAGCACGCCGCCCCAGCCTGTGCAGGTCGTGACCGCGTCGATGACCGCCGCCGCCGCCGTGACCTCGCGCCTGGCCCAGCTGGTGCCCGAGCCGGTCGTCGTGCCGCCGCCGGTCCCGGCCGCGGCGCCCGTCGTCTCGGCTCCGGTCGCCGACGAATCGCTCAGCGCGCCCGTCGTCGAAGCGCCGCCCCTGGAGGTTGTCGCCTCGCAGACCGCCGACGAAAGCCTGGCCTGGTCGCCGACCTCCACCGAGGTGGTCACCGCCGAGGAGCAGGCCCTGGAAGCGGCGGAAGACGAGGGCGATTTCGCCGACGCCGAGGCCAACGACTTCGACCCGGTGCTGGAATTCTCGCGCACCCCGGCCGAGCCGACCCCGGTTCCGGCCGCCGACGCGTTGGCCTTCCCGCCGCCGCCGGCCCCGGTCGAGGCGCTGCCCGTACAGCCGGAAAGCTACACCCCGTATCCGGCGACGCCGGTGCTGGCCGTCGGCAACGGCGATCGCGCCTTTGTCCTGACTCCGGCCCCCGAGCATGAAATCGCCGTCGCCAGCGACACCTCCGATCCCTTCCGCTTCGAGGCCGCCAACGAGTCCGAGCCGGGCCTGTTCGACATCTCCAGCCAGCCCTTCGAGCCGGAAATGACCGGCGTCCGCAGCCAGCCGCTGCTCAACGAAGACCACATCCGCCGGCTGGTGGAAGAGGACGAGCGCACCCTGGCCGCCAACTTCGATCCGGCCTTCGACGCCACCCCGCTGGAGCAGCCGCGCGTTCCGGGCGTCGCCTGGCTGGGCGGGGCCGTGATCGGCCTGTTCGTCTGCGGCGGCGGCATTGCCTGGGGCCTGGTGGACGGCACCGGCGACGCCGGCATCAAGGTCGCCGCCTGGTCGATGGCCCTGGGCGGCGGCGGCGTGCTGCTGTTCTCGGCCTGGCGCTGGCTGTCGGCCTTCGGCCTGCCGCCGATGGATGACGAGGACGACAGCCAATCGAATACCCCGGCCGAGTGA